One genomic segment of bacterium includes these proteins:
- a CDS encoding DNA-3-methyladenine glycosylase 2 family protein, whose translation MPTLTQESLATALRELPRRDAAFRPWLKRVDEPRLPPRRPPFQTLADAILSQQVSGAAAETICRRTFALCHDPRRPAAADLRRLCDTEEGRAALRAAGVSPQKLGYLDALAHAFSGGPLERFPFARRPDEEIVAALTAVKGIGRWTAEMFLIFGLRRPDVFSPGDLGLRKGVARLYDLDDPSPAECARRAEAWIPWRSVASLVLWRVAGWKAVT comes from the coding sequence ATGCCCACCCTCACTCAGGAATCCCTGGCCACCGCCCTGCGCGAGCTGCCCCGCCGCGACGCCGCCTTCCGGCCGTGGTTGAAGCGGGTGGATGAGCCGCGCCTGCCCCCACGCCGTCCGCCCTTCCAAACCCTGGCCGATGCCATCCTCAGCCAGCAGGTGAGCGGCGCCGCCGCCGAGACCATCTGCCGACGCACCTTCGCCCTCTGCCACGATCCGCGCCGTCCCGCCGCCGCCGACCTGCGCCGCCTCTGCGACACGGAGGAGGGCCGCGCCGCCCTGCGCGCCGCCGGCGTCTCCCCGCAGAAGCTGGGCTACCTGGATGCCCTGGCCCACGCCTTCAGCGGCGGTCCGCTCGAGCGCTTCCCCTTCGCCCGCCGCCCCGACGAGGAGATCGTCGCCGCCCTCACCGCGGTGAAGGGCATCGGCCGCTGGACGGCGGAGATGTTCCTCATCTTCGGCCTGCGCCGCCCGGACGTCTTCTCCCCCGGCGACCTCGGCCTGCGCAAGGGCGTGGCCCGTCTGTACGATCTGGACGACCCCTCACCCGCCGAGTGCGCCCGGCGCGCCGAGGCCTGGATCCCCTGGCGCAGCGTGGCCAGCCTGGTCTTGTGGCGGGTGGCGGGGTGGAAAGCTGTGACTTGA